Proteins encoded within one genomic window of Pedobacter africanus:
- a CDS encoding sigma-70 family RNA polymerase sigma factor, producing the protein MSKGLINEKHLITSLNNGDESAFVKLFEMYAPVLQSFMLKLKVDSEDVNDTVQQTFLKVWENREKLDPNVPLKNYIITIAKNDLYNKVQRSIVAKKHNDLLGSRHQVFEPSFSDLTKVLNEILDSLPEKRAKVFKMSRIEGYSNKEIAQELGISKSTVENHINNSSAIIKKLLKNFGFWTTSLFFLILP; encoded by the coding sequence ATGTCTAAAGGCCTGATCAACGAAAAGCATTTAATAACCAGTTTAAACAACGGGGATGAAAGTGCTTTTGTAAAACTTTTCGAAATGTATGCTCCGGTTTTGCAGTCTTTTATGCTGAAATTAAAAGTAGATTCAGAGGACGTCAATGATACTGTGCAACAGACATTTCTTAAAGTTTGGGAAAACAGGGAAAAACTTGATCCCAATGTGCCTTTAAAGAATTACATCATTACCATTGCCAAAAATGACTTGTACAATAAAGTTCAGAGAAGTATAGTAGCAAAGAAACATAACGATTTGCTAGGAAGCCGCCATCAGGTTTTTGAGCCTTCATTCTCCGATCTTACAAAGGTTCTGAATGAAATTCTGGATAGTCTTCCGGAAAAAAGAGCTAAAGTGTTTAAAATGAGTAGGATTGAGGGTTATTCCAACAAAGAAATTGCGCAGGAACTGGGTATATCTAAAAGTACGGTAGAAAATCACATCAATAATTCCTCGGCGATAATTAAAAAATTATTGAAAAACTTCGGGTTTTGGACAACTTCTTTATTTTTTCTTATTTTGCCTTAG